A region from the Halosolutus gelatinilyticus genome encodes:
- a CDS encoding nucleotidyltransferase domain-containing protein, producing MTSVPERVYERVDDHLTDLEAAHDSSVVLAVARGSHAWGAASPESDYDVGFVYVPDDLRQYAHLESPSETIVDSRNDVELQGWDVRTFARLLAESNDGAIDLLRSPIRYRTAYDPAALATYVERSYNPMDLYHAWRGIATNNYRKYVSHHLVRSDDELFPIVEADADGYVVGLDDGTTTIDRDDERFAETRTEPTVKRNLTICRAAMSARYLKATGERGEHDLPAIAFDRFLDKQAPAVFEAERIDRARDLLGRKRRGEGAASIDDAVGPAFARPLREIDPAIHARDGPDPGRLDEFVDDLIDAVR from the coding sequence ATGACATCCGTTCCGGAGCGCGTCTACGAGAGGGTCGACGACCACCTCACGGACCTCGAAGCAGCCCACGACAGTTCCGTCGTTCTGGCGGTCGCCCGCGGCAGCCACGCCTGGGGTGCAGCGAGCCCCGAGAGCGATTACGATGTGGGATTCGTCTACGTTCCCGATGATCTCCGGCAGTACGCGCACCTCGAGAGCCCCTCCGAAACGATCGTCGACAGCCGCAACGACGTCGAGTTACAGGGGTGGGACGTCCGCACGTTCGCGCGCCTGCTCGCGGAGTCCAACGACGGAGCGATCGACCTGCTCCGAAGCCCGATCCGCTACCGCACCGCGTACGATCCCGCGGCCCTCGCCACGTACGTCGAGCGTTCGTACAACCCGATGGACCTCTACCACGCGTGGCGCGGCATCGCGACGAATAACTACCGGAAGTACGTCTCGCACCACCTGGTGCGCAGCGACGACGAACTGTTCCCGATCGTCGAGGCCGACGCGGACGGATACGTCGTCGGTCTCGACGACGGAACGACGACGATCGATCGGGACGACGAGCGATTCGCGGAAACCCGGACCGAGCCGACGGTCAAGCGCAACCTCACGATCTGTCGGGCGGCGATGTCCGCCCGCTACCTGAAGGCGACCGGCGAGCGCGGGGAGCACGACCTGCCGGCGATCGCGTTCGATCGCTTCCTCGACAAGCAGGCGCCGGCGGTCTTCGAGGCGGAGCGCATCGATCGCGCGCGGGACCTGCTCGGTCGGAAACGACGCGGCGAGGGAGCGGCCTCGATCGACGACGCCGTCGGTCCCGCGTTCGCCCGCCCGCTGAGAGAGATCGATCCCGCGATTCACGCGCGGGACGGCCCCGATCCCGGTCGGCTGGACGAGTTCGTCGACGACCTGATCGACGCGGTTCGGTGA
- a CDS encoding ABC transporter substrate-binding protein: protein MPEDPRTRNGRTRRDTLKYGSTLVGGTILAGCVSGTGQGDTNEDEGVNASPESESYSVSMEPVGEVEFDRIPERWVAYDGGYADMAVALGQADGITGIGHAPRYYTYVYDELPGVTVDREQIEAYPEVRTKEEFYELDNDVHLYDPQVLINWFDWNDEDIDEIASNVAPFIGNLIFRRSDGWHDYRYYTLYEAFEKIAEVFQQQERYEAFEELHSEFIASIQTRLPPAEERPRVLLTYNGNEEPETFSPYRLIDNGTSKKQWLDLGVEDELAGTGVENLSTANRGKLDYENLLEVDPNVILIRGHDRKSPAEFRDTVLAYMQDHPVGSELTAVQNGRVYRGGYLNQGPIHNLFLTERAAKQMYPEEFGDVTDDTELFDRQRVADIVTGEF from the coding sequence ATGCCAGAAGACCCGAGGACCCGGAACGGACGGACACGGAGAGACACACTCAAGTACGGAAGTACGCTCGTTGGCGGAACGATACTCGCCGGATGCGTGAGCGGTACGGGGCAAGGGGACACGAACGAAGACGAGGGCGTGAATGCGTCACCAGAGAGCGAGTCGTACTCGGTGTCAATGGAACCGGTAGGAGAGGTCGAGTTCGACCGGATTCCCGAACGGTGGGTCGCATACGACGGCGGATACGCCGATATGGCCGTTGCACTCGGCCAGGCAGACGGGATCACCGGCATCGGCCACGCCCCCCGGTACTACACCTACGTCTACGACGAACTGCCCGGTGTAACCGTAGATCGCGAACAGATCGAGGCATATCCCGAAGTCCGGACGAAAGAGGAATTCTACGAACTCGACAACGACGTTCATCTGTACGATCCTCAGGTGCTCATCAACTGGTTCGACTGGAACGACGAGGACATCGACGAGATCGCCTCGAACGTCGCGCCATTTATCGGGAACTTGATCTTCCGACGCTCGGATGGATGGCACGACTACCGCTACTACACACTGTACGAGGCCTTCGAGAAGATCGCCGAAGTGTTTCAGCAACAGGAGCGCTACGAGGCGTTTGAGGAACTCCACAGCGAATTCATCGCGTCGATCCAAACCCGACTTCCACCGGCCGAGGAGCGTCCGCGAGTACTGCTCACGTACAACGGAAATGAGGAGCCAGAGACGTTCTCACCGTATCGACTCATCGATAACGGAACGAGCAAAAAACAGTGGCTCGACCTCGGCGTCGAGGACGAACTCGCGGGGACGGGCGTCGAGAACCTCAGCACGGCGAACCGAGGGAAATTGGACTACGAGAATCTCCTCGAGGTCGATCCCAACGTGATTCTCATACGCGGTCACGACCGGAAATCCCCGGCAGAGTTCCGCGACACGGTTCTCGCGTATATGCAAGACCACCCCGTCGGGAGCGAATTGACCGCCGTCCAGAACGGGCGCGTCTACCGTGGCGGCTATCTCAACCAGGGGCCGATTCACAACCTGTTTCTCACTGAACGAGCCGCGAAGCAGATGTACCCCGAGGAGTTCGGCGACGTGACGGACGATACGGAACTGTTCGACCGCCAGCGAGTCGCAGATATCGTCACGGGAGAGTTCTAA
- a CDS encoding lysylphosphatidylglycerol synthase transmembrane domain-containing protein, whose product MTAAGVRVTTIAIGFIIAVGLVLVVFSAVGFRSTLAAISSASRLVIAAIFVAVTLWACAWAYTFSIVLGILDIEHGPVDAVLMFGNVLFANSVAPSTYLGGEPIAAFLLARHSDSDYETSFATVSSVDLLNYAPMVPLAGVGALYFTATAALGRRLELVLLAGFAAIATVIVGIAYGWRHRRQAVAATAGILGGISTRMSAIVPGIHAVSPPTLHRRLALFVDEVERVAVDRRNLRRALIFSTVGWVWLSLALWLAVYAVGRTVPPEVALFIVPLGAITNILPLPGGLGSVESVLILLLVATAGVPAATAAAATLLYRIATYWLPLLFGIGTVAISHFTFRTEISR is encoded by the coding sequence ATGACTGCCGCTGGCGTCCGGGTGACGACCATTGCGATCGGTTTCATCATCGCTGTCGGGTTGGTACTGGTCGTATTCTCTGCCGTCGGATTCCGGAGCACGCTCGCGGCGATATCGAGCGCAAGCAGACTCGTCATCGCCGCGATCTTCGTTGCAGTAACCCTCTGGGCGTGCGCGTGGGCGTATACGTTCTCGATCGTGCTGGGAATTCTCGATATCGAACACGGACCGGTGGACGCCGTTCTCATGTTCGGGAACGTTCTCTTCGCGAATAGCGTCGCCCCATCGACGTACCTCGGGGGCGAACCGATCGCGGCGTTTTTGCTCGCTCGTCATTCGGACAGCGACTACGAAACCAGCTTCGCGACGGTTTCGAGCGTCGATCTACTGAATTATGCCCCGATGGTGCCACTGGCCGGCGTCGGCGCCCTCTATTTCACCGCGACGGCCGCCCTCGGACGACGGCTCGAACTCGTACTTCTGGCCGGGTTCGCAGCGATCGCCACGGTCATCGTCGGTATCGCGTACGGGTGGCGGCATCGACGACAGGCCGTGGCGGCCACGGCTGGAATTCTCGGCGGCATTTCGACCCGGATGAGCGCGATCGTTCCCGGTATTCACGCGGTCTCACCACCAACGTTACATCGGCGTCTCGCGCTGTTCGTCGACGAAGTCGAGCGGGTAGCCGTCGACCGGCGTAACCTCCGACGTGCGCTCATCTTCTCGACCGTCGGATGGGTGTGGCTCTCGCTTGCACTTTGGCTCGCGGTATACGCCGTCGGTCGAACTGTCCCGCCGGAAGTCGCCCTGTTCATCGTCCCGCTCGGTGCGATAACGAACATCCTCCCGCTGCCGGGGGGACTCGGAAGCGTCGAGTCGGTGCTCATCCTACTGCTCGTCGCTACCGCAGGCGTTCCGGCGGCGACCGCGGCGGCGGCGACGCTGCTCTACCGAATTGCTACGTACTGGCTTCCCCTTCTCTTCGGAATCGGGACGGTCGCTATTTCACATTTCACGTTCCGAACTGAAATCTCCCGGTGA
- a CDS encoding DsbA family oxidoreductase, producing MSDTDAATSTTGTDRLTLYADYVCPFCYLGKRSLEQYRETRDEPLAVEWHPFDLRSGKRNPDGSIDHDAEDGKDDEYFAQARENVRRLREEYGVEMAQELAIEVDSLNAQLASWYVQGAYPERWADFDAAIYEALWQDGRDIGDVAVLTDLAEKTGLPADEIRDAVDDDGLQAELDEQFAEARQQRITGVPTFVSDGHAARGAVPPAHLERLIDGA from the coding sequence ATGAGCGACACCGACGCCGCGACGTCGACGACCGGGACCGATCGGCTCACCCTCTACGCCGACTACGTCTGCCCGTTCTGTTACCTCGGGAAGCGCTCCCTCGAACAGTACCGCGAGACGCGGGACGAACCGCTCGCGGTCGAGTGGCACCCGTTCGACCTCCGCAGCGGTAAGCGCAATCCGGACGGTTCGATCGATCACGACGCCGAGGACGGCAAGGATGACGAGTACTTCGCCCAGGCGCGGGAGAACGTCCGCCGCCTGCGGGAGGAGTACGGGGTCGAGATGGCGCAGGAACTGGCGATCGAGGTCGATTCGCTGAACGCCCAGCTGGCCTCTTGGTACGTGCAGGGCGCCTATCCGGAGCGGTGGGCCGACTTCGACGCGGCGATCTACGAGGCGCTCTGGCAGGACGGCCGCGACATCGGCGACGTCGCCGTGTTGACGGACCTCGCCGAGAAAACGGGGCTGCCGGCCGACGAGATCCGCGACGCGGTCGACGACGACGGACTCCAAGCGGAACTCGACGAGCAGTTCGCCGAGGCGCGACAGCAACGAATTACGGGCGTCCCCACGTTCGTCTCCGACGGGCACGCCGCCCGCGGCGCGGTGCCGCCGGCGCACCTCGAGCGGCTGATCGACGGAGCGTAG
- a CDS encoding DNA-directed RNA polymerase subunit epsilon, translating to MQYDGIDPGRGGAQAAVVDEESDRRLETRPGSGSLSRADVQRDSTVRRWGVVTPSATVIGRPESPDADLSESIRRLHDEQHGATPGYSERAHHLDRLRTTQALCNALDLTPWQRDLALGVMDEIDLTEFGSQRAIPKVALVVIRHVVDVDRQRYFGLDDIDAQALSADRMDDLFGQYRAHDITDDPTFERLASRYGLDTTSLNRLRRVLKSQLDDELPAYGRNPHRDPNLPENTGTASRESAD from the coding sequence ATGCAATACGACGGTATCGACCCCGGACGAGGCGGTGCGCAAGCGGCGGTCGTCGACGAGGAGTCCGATCGCCGGCTCGAGACGCGCCCCGGGTCCGGGTCGCTCTCGCGGGCGGACGTCCAGCGGGACTCGACCGTCCGCCGGTGGGGCGTCGTTACGCCGAGCGCGACCGTCATCGGCCGACCGGAGTCGCCCGACGCGGATCTCTCGGAGAGCATCCGTCGACTCCACGACGAGCAACACGGCGCCACGCCGGGGTACAGCGAGCGCGCGCACCACCTCGATCGACTGCGAACCACGCAGGCGTTGTGTAACGCGCTCGACCTGACGCCGTGGCAGCGGGACCTCGCGCTGGGCGTGATGGACGAGATCGACCTCACCGAGTTCGGCAGCCAACGCGCCATCCCGAAGGTCGCGCTGGTGGTGATCCGCCACGTCGTCGACGTCGATCGCCAGCGGTACTTCGGTCTGGACGACATCGACGCGCAGGCCCTCTCGGCCGATCGGATGGACGACCTGTTCGGCCAGTACCGCGCCCACGACATCACCGACGATCCGACGTTCGAACGACTGGCGTCCCGGTACGGCCTCGACACGACGAGTCTGAACCGGCTGCGCCGCGTCCTAAAGTCCCAGCTCGACGACGAGCTCCCGGCCTACGGTCGCAACCCGCACCGGGATCCGAACCTCCCGGAGAATACGGGCACCGCCAGTCGGGAGAGCGCCGACTGA
- a CDS encoding APC family permease, whose translation MGTSKISLPESIAMAVGGMVGGGIFAVLGVVAARAGRTTWLAFVVSGVIAFCAGYSALRLNAQAEGQLNPIAYVEAFTGRTTLAGMIGWTFIIGYVGTMSLYAFAFGSYFVELVGIHTVFGIPLRPLISLLAVGTFVGLNIAGAHASGRTEDVLVGLKVLILLGFGVGGLYYGFRHGAIHSGLSNFHGETLLAAAIGFVAFEGWELLLFDQESIENPKKTIRTAIYASIVSVTAIYVLVAVVTTNLVDAGTIQQQSETTLAVAAEPVFGAIGFLLISIAALFSTASALNATLFSSSRLSRMLVADDLLPTRFQGGTDEPVRPLLILGALTALFSVFGSLNAISSFASLSFVTIFGGFSLLAFRERTSPLTAVLPAVGCLGAIATIVGLLYYLYTSEPTVFVTVIALSVVVVGIELLYFERKPIVTDVEGVERQIKSW comes from the coding sequence ATGGGGACTTCGAAAATTTCGTTACCCGAATCGATCGCGATGGCAGTCGGGGGGATGGTCGGGGGCGGAATTTTCGCCGTCCTCGGGGTCGTTGCAGCGCGAGCAGGACGAACCACCTGGTTGGCGTTTGTCGTGTCGGGGGTGATCGCGTTCTGCGCCGGGTACTCCGCGCTTCGGCTGAATGCGCAGGCGGAGGGGCAGCTGAATCCGATCGCGTACGTCGAAGCGTTCACCGGGCGGACGACGCTCGCGGGGATGATCGGCTGGACGTTTATCATCGGATACGTCGGGACGATGTCCCTGTACGCCTTCGCATTCGGCAGTTACTTCGTCGAACTCGTCGGAATCCACACCGTGTTCGGGATTCCGCTTCGGCCGCTCATCAGCCTGCTGGCCGTCGGTACGTTCGTCGGACTCAATATCGCCGGCGCTCACGCGTCGGGGCGCACCGAAGACGTTCTCGTCGGACTCAAGGTGCTAATTTTGCTCGGATTCGGCGTCGGCGGGCTTTATTACGGGTTTCGCCACGGGGCGATACACTCCGGGCTGTCGAATTTCCACGGGGAGACGCTACTAGCGGCGGCGATCGGCTTCGTCGCGTTCGAAGGGTGGGAACTCCTGTTGTTCGACCAGGAGAGCATAGAGAATCCGAAAAAGACGATCCGAACGGCGATTTACGCGTCGATCGTCAGCGTCACTGCAATATACGTCCTCGTGGCCGTCGTGACGACGAACCTCGTGGACGCCGGGACCATCCAACAGCAATCGGAGACCACGCTCGCGGTCGCCGCGGAACCCGTCTTCGGCGCGATCGGGTTTCTCTTGATCTCGATCGCCGCGCTCTTCTCGACCGCGAGCGCGCTCAACGCGACGCTGTTCAGTTCGTCGCGCCTCTCGCGAATGCTGGTGGCAGACGATCTCCTTCCGACCCGGTTTCAGGGAGGGACAGACGAACCGGTTCGCCCGCTGCTCATCCTCGGCGCGCTCACCGCGTTGTTCAGCGTGTTCGGGAGTTTAAACGCGATCAGCTCGTTCGCGTCGCTCTCGTTCGTGACGATTTTCGGCGGCTTTAGCCTGCTCGCGTTCCGCGAACGGACCTCCCCGTTGACGGCGGTACTGCCGGCCGTCGGTTGTCTCGGCGCGATCGCAACCATCGTCGGATTGCTGTATTATCTGTACACGAGCGAACCGACCGTTTTCGTGACCGTAATCGCGCTCAGCGTTGTAGTCGTTGGTATCGAGTTGCTCTACTTCGAACGGAAGCCGATCGTCACCGACGTGGAGGGAGTCGAGCGTCAGATAAAATCGTGGTAA
- a CDS encoding LVIVD repeat-containing protein has protein sequence MNYGFETDGFDVYDTSDPAVPRNVGQYGPQGACHHIEVDPERELLCVSFQGGQFVGIIIYDASNPREPVEIGRFDYTEQKSYSQADVGEEAFGSAHRSYFDPRRELLVVGDERLTGTPGGKHIFDIGWQDGSLENPIPIGFTVSPNARRMEDNWASRFDWTGHHFTVVPWGDATLLISADWHEGVVLYDITDPTDPQSIDRYPTGDGASEVTPNDTVARFGDPPMAWKAAYTADRDLVVASDVFTGLYTFELAATSN, from the coding sequence GTGAACTACGGATTCGAAACGGACGGATTCGACGTCTATGACACCAGCGACCCGGCAGTCCCACGTAACGTCGGCCAGTACGGTCCACAAGGCGCCTGTCATCACATCGAGGTCGACCCAGAACGGGAGCTGCTCTGTGTGTCGTTTCAGGGCGGACAGTTCGTCGGAATCATCATCTATGACGCGAGTAATCCGCGAGAGCCGGTCGAAATCGGGCGCTTCGACTATACGGAGCAAAAATCATACAGCCAAGCGGATGTCGGCGAAGAGGCGTTTGGGAGCGCCCATCGCAGCTACTTCGATCCGCGGCGCGAGTTGCTCGTCGTCGGAGACGAACGTCTGACGGGGACCCCGGGCGGCAAACACATCTTCGATATCGGGTGGCAGGATGGATCGCTCGAAAATCCCATCCCGATCGGGTTTACCGTCTCACCGAACGCTCGTCGGATGGAGGATAATTGGGCCAGCCGGTTTGATTGGACCGGCCACCATTTCACCGTCGTCCCGTGGGGGGATGCGACACTCCTCATCAGCGCCGACTGGCACGAAGGGGTTGTGCTGTACGATATCACTGACCCGACTGATCCACAGTCGATCGATCGGTATCCGACCGGCGATGGCGCGAGCGAGGTCACACCGAACGACACCGTTGCGCGATTTGGGGACCCGCCGATGGCGTGGAAGGCAGCGTATACTGCCGACCGAGACCTCGTCGTCGCAAGCGACGTGTTCACCGGACTCTACACGTTCGAGCTTGCCGCGACTTCGAATTGA
- a CDS encoding KaiC domain-containing protein — MIVVGEDDTGDGDDWFERALRNDATIDDRADDRPDASMAEFEADPESVLADASAAFDGETGTDDGDGSLFDEDFGSALQGAPSLGGVDGPEGFSDVDFELPGGDQPDFDEEVGSKLPRIDLGIDGLDRMIQGGVPERSLMVAMGSAGTGKTTFGLQFLNRGLENGESAVFITLEETRRRVLNSATEKGYAFDEYEAEGTLAVVDVDPVEMATGLASIRTELPALVREFGASRLVLDSVSLLEMMYDDRAKRRNELYDFTKGLKEAGVTALLTSEASEESPYVSRYGIVEYLTDAVFVLQYVRPDDFRETRLAVEIQKIRDANHSREKKPYEITGEGISVYQHANLF; from the coding sequence GTGATCGTCGTGGGTGAGGACGATACCGGCGACGGGGACGACTGGTTCGAGCGCGCGCTCAGGAACGACGCGACGATCGACGATCGAGCCGACGACCGACCGGACGCGTCGATGGCGGAGTTCGAGGCCGACCCGGAGTCGGTGCTGGCGGACGCGTCGGCCGCGTTCGACGGCGAGACGGGAACCGACGACGGCGACGGCTCGCTGTTCGACGAGGATTTCGGCTCAGCGTTGCAGGGCGCGCCGTCTCTCGGCGGCGTCGACGGACCGGAGGGATTCTCCGACGTCGACTTCGAATTGCCGGGCGGCGACCAACCCGACTTCGACGAGGAGGTCGGCTCGAAGCTGCCGCGGATCGACCTCGGGATCGACGGCCTCGATCGAATGATCCAGGGCGGCGTTCCGGAGCGATCGCTGATGGTCGCGATGGGAAGCGCCGGCACGGGCAAGACCACGTTCGGCCTCCAGTTTCTCAACCGCGGGCTCGAAAACGGCGAGAGCGCGGTGTTCATCACTTTAGAGGAGACCCGCCGGCGCGTGCTCAACAGCGCGACCGAGAAGGGATACGCGTTCGACGAGTACGAGGCCGAGGGCACTCTCGCCGTCGTCGACGTCGACCCGGTCGAGATGGCGACCGGCCTCGCGTCGATCCGCACCGAACTGCCGGCACTCGTCAGGGAGTTCGGCGCCTCGCGACTCGTCCTCGACTCGGTGTCGTTGCTCGAGATGATGTACGACGACCGGGCGAAACGCCGCAACGAACTCTATGACTTCACGAAGGGCCTCAAGGAGGCCGGCGTCACGGCGCTGCTGACCAGCGAGGCGTCCGAGGAGTCGCCGTACGTCTCGCGGTACGGCATCGTCGAGTACCTCACCGACGCCGTCTTCGTTCTCCAGTACGTCCGGCCGGACGACTTCCGGGAGACGCGGCTGGCCGTCGAGATCCAGAAGATCCGCGACGCGAACCACTCTCGGGAGAAAAAGCCCTACGAGATCACGGGCGAGGGCATCTCGGTCTATCAGCACGCGAACCTGTTCTGA
- a CDS encoding glycoside hydrolase family 55 protein, translating into MGDRTPRLGLGTYDPGEEWDHTDTVEAVDEHAIVRGPIADRPADGEYDDELYHATDQGITWRWDASSEDWTYFGGRGCADRPVPGTSHFESARFDSASIEVARSVHARTEETPVWNVEAHGIEGDGATEVGQAVHDLLGRVAESGGGIVYFPPGRYLLERTPLVGDDTILLGAGRSTVFEGPRPDDEEGRALISNSGYDATGYDGASNWGICNVRIDSPKSNGIVPAHAENVRLERVYGDAIYFHHIDVVSSKNVTVDGYWATRGGEAGSDAPLQFDTQASGLSRNGVWDGREETLVADDDTPCRNCSLHNFEIDPENDPDHGVHIHRDGHESIRIANGYVTGCQHSAIRADTGDLVADLTIDRVSCIENARGISLGHVESGRRELTIDDVTIRTDDEGVASGSGLYASGFDGAVVSNVTVDGAFTNAIIFDDMDDLKLTGVTATGADDQAFRFRENVDATLTTARAAKCGSAGIYSGPGSSVAYGGVTFDDVGTEVVVDGEIREWRSSS; encoded by the coding sequence ATGGGCGATCGAACGCCGCGGCTCGGACTGGGGACGTACGACCCGGGCGAGGAGTGGGACCACACCGACACGGTCGAGGCCGTCGACGAACACGCGATCGTTCGCGGTCCGATCGCCGACCGTCCGGCGGACGGCGAGTACGACGACGAACTCTACCACGCGACCGATCAGGGGATCACCTGGCGCTGGGACGCCTCGAGCGAGGACTGGACGTACTTCGGCGGGCGGGGGTGTGCCGACCGGCCGGTGCCGGGAACGAGTCACTTCGAGTCCGCGCGGTTCGACTCGGCGAGCATCGAGGTCGCACGTAGCGTCCACGCACGCACCGAAGAGACGCCCGTGTGGAACGTCGAAGCGCACGGGATCGAGGGCGACGGTGCCACCGAGGTCGGGCAGGCCGTCCACGACCTTCTGGGGAGGGTGGCCGAGTCCGGTGGCGGGATCGTGTACTTCCCGCCCGGTCGGTATCTCCTCGAACGGACGCCGCTGGTGGGTGACGATACGATCCTCCTGGGCGCGGGTCGCTCGACCGTCTTCGAAGGGCCGCGTCCCGACGACGAGGAAGGACGGGCGCTCATCTCCAATAGCGGGTACGACGCGACCGGATACGACGGCGCGTCGAACTGGGGAATCTGCAACGTCCGAATAGACTCGCCGAAGTCGAACGGGATCGTGCCCGCCCACGCGGAAAACGTCCGGTTGGAGCGCGTGTACGGCGACGCGATCTACTTTCACCACATCGACGTCGTCTCGTCCAAGAACGTCACGGTGGACGGCTACTGGGCGACTCGCGGCGGGGAGGCGGGCTCGGACGCGCCGCTGCAGTTCGACACGCAAGCGTCTGGACTCTCACGGAACGGCGTATGGGACGGCCGCGAAGAGACGCTGGTCGCGGACGACGATACCCCGTGCAGAAACTGTTCCCTCCACAACTTCGAGATCGACCCGGAGAACGATCCGGACCACGGCGTTCACATCCACCGCGACGGTCACGAGTCGATCCGCATCGCGAACGGGTACGTCACGGGCTGTCAGCACTCGGCGATCAGGGCCGATACCGGCGATCTGGTCGCCGATCTGACGATCGATCGCGTCTCCTGCATCGAAAACGCGAGGGGGATTTCGCTGGGACACGTCGAGAGCGGACGCCGGGAGTTGACGATCGACGACGTCACGATCAGGACCGACGACGAGGGGGTGGCGTCCGGATCGGGGCTGTACGCGAGCGGCTTCGACGGCGCCGTCGTCTCGAACGTCACCGTCGACGGCGCGTTTACGAACGCGATCATCTTCGACGATATGGACGACCTGAAGCTGACCGGCGTGACGGCGACGGGAGCGGACGACCAGGCGTTTCGCTTCCGGGAAAACGTCGACGCGACGCTCACGACCGCCCGCGCGGCGAAGTGCGGTAGCGCGGGTATCTACTCGGGGCCGGGCAGTAGCGTCGCCTACGGCGGCGTGACGTTCGACGACGTCGGAACCGAGGTCGTAGTCGACGGCGAGATTCGGGAGTGGCGATCGTCGTCGTGA
- a CDS encoding amphi-Trp domain-containing protein produces MAERTTADETMTRSELASYLASLGDEFERGGEDINVAVGNKTVDLAPPESINVSVDVVERSSMLRGNRETITIELNWKP; encoded by the coding sequence ATGGCCGAACGGACGACAGCCGACGAGACGATGACGCGATCGGAACTCGCATCGTACCTCGCGAGTCTCGGCGACGAGTTCGAGCGGGGCGGCGAGGACATCAACGTCGCCGTCGGAAACAAGACCGTCGACCTCGCTCCGCCGGAGAGCATCAACGTCTCGGTCGATGTCGTGGAGCGATCGTCGATGCTGCGGGGGAACCGGGAGACGATCACCATCGAACTGAACTGGAAGCCCTGA
- a CDS encoding NAD(+)/NADH kinase, which yields MDAEVGLVAQRDNERAQTLAANLVEALERADVDIVVDEETGHAIESGENGGGAGRGIAVPVGAMAGRDLVVSIGGDGTLLFVAREVGSTPILGVNLGEVGFLNAVSPDDAIDVVPDVVADLRDEEALDRRELDRLEASGDGWTLEPALNEIVVHGPRRGHGGGATIEILVDGEHYAESHADGVLVATPTGSTAYNLSEGGPLVHPTARALVITQMAAGEPMPSLVVDPDTDVTLAVTGADTAYAISDGRNRKRLSPPATVSVELAADPVTLVGPQVNFFDGLEKLE from the coding sequence ATGGACGCCGAGGTCGGACTGGTCGCACAGCGCGACAACGAGCGGGCACAGACACTCGCCGCGAATCTCGTCGAGGCGCTCGAACGAGCGGACGTCGATATCGTCGTCGACGAGGAGACGGGGCACGCGATCGAGAGCGGCGAGAACGGAGGCGGGGCCGGACGCGGAATCGCGGTCCCCGTCGGCGCGATGGCGGGTCGCGACCTCGTGGTGAGTATCGGCGGCGACGGGACGTTACTGTTCGTCGCCCGCGAGGTCGGGAGCACGCCGATTCTCGGAGTCAACCTCGGCGAGGTCGGCTTTCTCAACGCCGTCTCGCCCGACGACGCGATCGACGTCGTCCCCGACGTCGTCGCCGATCTTCGCGACGAGGAGGCACTCGACCGCCGCGAACTCGATCGCCTCGAAGCGAGCGGCGACGGCTGGACGCTCGAACCCGCGCTCAACGAGATCGTCGTTCACGGGCCCCGACGGGGCCACGGCGGCGGCGCGACGATCGAAATCCTGGTCGACGGCGAACACTACGCCGAGAGCCACGCCGACGGCGTCCTCGTGGCGACCCCGACGGGCTCGACCGCCTACAACCTGAGCGAGGGCGGACCGCTCGTCCACCCGACGGCGAGAGCGCTCGTGATCACGCAGATGGCCGCGGGCGAGCCGATGCCGTCGCTGGTCGTCGATCCCGACACGGACGTCACGCTGGCGGTCACCGGAGCCGACACCGCCTACGCGATCAGCGACGGCCGAAACCGGAAACGGCTGTCGCCGCCCGCGACCGTCTCGGTCGAACTCGCGGCCGATCCCGTCACGCTCGTCGGGCCGCAGGTGAACTTCTTCGACGGGCTGGAAAAACTCGAGTAG